The following are encoded together in the Strongyloides ratti genome assembly S_ratti_ED321, chromosome : 2 genome:
- a CDS encoding Protein-tyrosine phosphatase, receptor/non-receptor type domain and Protein-tyrosine/Dual specificity phosphatase domain and Protein-tyrosine phosphatase, catalytic domain-containing protein, giving the protein MFLVLNQFKTICLLLLLITFTQCEGSTYGTFFPSVPKEINKTTFPLNLRFAAKSDVILLKCPGSEYKHQNTMDNFKENKLLVKSGLMYSDTRDLFNWIISVYNASGPQLINCGDIGIKRNDGSHKHYDWMLNFNWQPGPNPYVKAKREKIINQLPITSKCGNDQKKILKFTRDKEGKLFELILVNEELKASDDLPHVNKLYYLFTIPEDTYKKEIEEPCMIFRAVNDRPLMVINGYNSTQKSLNNIDINVIKFDYLETSLEIQLLLTDQPKLKDFYKNEEILISKVIFTKDGAKEVPNSNKTTKGKFSLNGYELLKFSYDCPSTEDDHKITKIFYFAPPQENFKFPLEYILYASNETVVRPNCSINRFSFGYLYSVDYINKKIVNLTELNANGVENNGLYRSGAFVFTTDVTNFNTTLKCLYKTPNGEVALIHSFLHNDKASFGIDENGKRYLNVDEDKVTINKIQKSRFEKFKETFGTTGAISIIVGSVIIGILIFVGISVLIFLKAIKLHIRRKKLASKYPNIFALWKELSNANLEEYCKIVQSKKYIPDILKKQSVLKKIEGDEEVEFNTSTLFDSSLVKCFKSIFGEIRAHYINDVSPERKYIISDGPAPESVKYFWELFYKEDVAVVISMIYQDSDEDPETKNKLLYWPEKNQTYGNVTVKCLEELPTSLQNVKVLKFSMTMKEEKSKDLILYHVMNWKEHTIPHLDLHFINLHSEVSECAGNRNVLVHASRSAGSRVFMFTYFCCILEAIKADTSVYNPMEIIKEVREKRYGGNISSIEYAYLLKALVTYFFDNMMLIDKNNERMMFTNEYDRYLYKLDARKGSMDRRFKLFLQFINILDEGKLDELCVQFNYIGMMRKDALIQNCQRYYTAKGSLPKRNRYNDIECLDKTSVNVNGYDINNVLGYIHANQMVYKYGDGKERKIIMCQAPIQTTVDDMYDMIFRYKIGIIVILVNVKEITVQNKCFPYFPTDAKEMKGGKYTVMYIDKKVDDLNHIIEYDFTIHNDKNVTNNFKILHYTNWPDKSIPNESKTIHELYRRIINLYNDRHVAIHCSAGVGRTGTLALAIYMIDMINSCKAFDPIKFLDTLRSYRYKAVQNKSQFIFSLSIVYEHFRNKIDEMDPEAYNNFTTMSKNIFRQSEEYKG; this is encoded by the exons ATGTTTCTGGTTTTAAACCAATTCAAAACAATCTGCCTGCTGCTACTTCTTATAACCTTCACACAATGTGAAGGAAGTACTTATGGAACCTTCTTTCCTTCGGTTCCTAAGGAAATCAACAAAACAACATTTCCACTCAATCTAAGGTTTGCAGCCAAGTCGGACGtcattcttttaaaatgtcCTGGTTCTGAATACAAACATCAAAATACTATGGATAATTTCAaggaaaataaattacttgTAAAATCGGGCTTAATGTATTCAGACACAAGAGATCTATTTAATTGGATAATATCAGTATATAATGCATCTGGGCCTCAGCTAATTAATTGTGGTGATATTGGAATAAAGCGCAATGACGGAAGCCACAAGCATTATGATTGGATGTTGAATTTCAATTGGCAACCCGGACCAAATCCTTATGTAAAGGCAAAACGAGAGAAGATAATAAACCAACTTCCAATTACCAGTAAATGTGGAAatgatcaaaaaaaaattttaaaatttacaaggGATAAGGAAGGCAAATTATTTGAACTCATATTAGTTAATGAAGAGTTGAAGGCGTCGGATGATCTACCACATGTAAACAAACTTTATTATCTGTTTACAATACCTGAAGATACTTATAAAAAGGAGATTGAAGAGCCTTGTATGATCTTTAGAGCTGTCAATGACAGACCACTAATGGTAATAAATGGTTACAATTCTACCCAAAAATCGCTCAACAATATAGATATTAATGTCATTAAATTTGACTATTTGGAAACGTCTCTTGAAATTCAACTCCTTTTAACAGATCAACCAAagttaaaagatttttataagaacgaagaaattttaattagcAAGGTTATATTCACAAAGGATGGAGCTAAGGAAGTACCAAACTCTAACAAGACTACCAAGGGAAAATTCTCATTAAATGGATATGagcttttaaaattttcttatgaTTGCCCATCGACTGAAGACGACCATAAGATAACGAAGATCTTCTATTTCGCACCACCACAagaaaactttaaatttcCATTGGAGTATATTCTCTACGCATCAAATGAGACGGTGGTCAGACCAAATTGCTCAATCAATAGATTCAGTTTTGGATACCTTTATTCAGTTgattatattaacaaaaagatAGTTAATCTAACTGAGTTGAATGCTAATGGAGTAGAAAACAATGGTTTGTATCGCTCTGGTGCTTTTGTCTTTACAACAGAtgttacaaattttaatacaacTTTAAAATGCCTTTACAAAACACCTAATGGAGAAGTCGCTTTAATTCACTCGTTTTTACATAATGACAAAGCAAGTTTTGGAATAGATGAAAAtggaaaaagatatttaaatgtGGATGAAGATAAAGtaactataaataaaattcaaaaatcacgatttgaaaaatttaaagaaacatTTGGAACTACTGGTGCAATTTCTATTATTGTTGGAAGTGTTATTATTGGTATCTTAATTTTTGTTGGCATCAgtgtattaatatttcttaaggcaataaaattacatattAGAAGAAAGAAATTAGCATCTAAATACCCCAATATATTTGCATTGTGGAAAGAATTATCAAATGCAAATTTGGAAGAGTACTGTAAGATTGTTCAAagcaaaaaatatattccgGATATATTGAAGAAGCAATCggttttaaagaaaatagaaGGTGATGAAGAGGTTGAATTCAATACAAGTACTCTTTTTGACTCTTCTTTGGTCAAATGTTTCAAATCAATCTTTGGAGAAATAAGAGCTCATTACATTAATGATGTCTCACCggaaagaaaatatataatttctgATGGACCAGCACCTGAAagtgtaaaatatttttgggAGTTATTTTACAAAGAGGATGTCGCAGTTGTTATTTCAATGATTTATCAAGATAGTGATGAAGACCcagaaacaaaaaataaattgttatattgGCCAGAAAAAAACCAAACTTATGGAAATGTTACTGTTAAATGTTTGGAGGAGCTTCCAACTAGTCTTCAAAAtgttaaagttttaaaattcagCATGACTATGAAAGAAGAAAAGTCAAAGGATCTGATACTTTATCATGTCATGAATTGGAAGGAACACACAATACCCCATTTAGATTTACACTTCATCAACTTACACTCTGAGGTTTCTGAATGTGCTGGAAATAGGAATGTTCTTGTTCATGCTTCACGTAGTGCTGGATCACGTGTATTCATGTTTACATATTTTTGCTGTATTTTGGAAGCAATTAAAGCTGATACCTCTGTTTATAATCCAATGGAGATTATAAAAGAAGTTCGTGAAAAACGTTATGGTGGAAACATTTCTTCCATTGAATATGCTTACTTATTAAAAGCTCTTGTcacatatttttttgacaaCATGATGTTAATAgacaaaaataatgaaagGATGATGTTTACCAATGAATATGATCGTTATCTTTACAAGTTAGATGCACGTAAAGGCAGTATGGATAGAAGattcaaactttttttacaatttattaatattcttGATGAAGGAAAATTGGATGAACTTTGTGttcaatttaattatattggAATGATGCGTAAAGATGCTCTTATACAAAACTGTCAACGTTACTATACTGCTAAAGGAAGTCTTCCAAAAAGAAACCGTTATAACGATATAGAATGTCTTGACAAAACATCAGTTAATGTTAATGgatatgatataaataatgtacTTGGTTATATTCATGCTAACCAAATGGTTTATAAATATGGTGATGGAAaggaaagaaaaattattatgtgtCAG gcACCAATACAAACAACAGTTGATGATATGTATGACATGATTTTTAGATACAAGATCGGAATCATTGTCATACTTGTTAATGTAAAGGAAATAACGGTTCAAAATAAGTGTTTTCCTTATTTTCCTACAGATGCTAAGGAAATGAAAGGAGGTAAATACACTGTCAtgtatattgataaaaaagtgGATGATTTAAATCATATTATTGAATATGATTTTACAATtcataatgataaaaatgtaacaaataattttaaaattctccATTATACTAATTGGCCTGATAAGa gCATACCTAATGAAAGTAAAACCATTCATGAATTGTACAGAAGAATTATAAACCTTTACAATGATCGTCATGTAGCGATTCATTGTAGTGCAGGAGTAGGAAGAACCGGAACATTAGCATTAGCTATTTACATGATTGATATGATCAATTCATGTAAAGCTTTTGAtccaataaaatttttggaTACTCTTAGGTCATACCGCTATAAGGCAGTCCAAAATAAGAGTCAATTTATCTTTTCTCTATCAATTGTTTACGAACATTTTAGAAATAAGATAGATGAAATGGATCCAGAGGCCTACAACAATTTTACTACAATGTCAAAAAATATCTTCCGCCAAAGTGAAGAATATAAaggataa
- a CDS encoding V-type proton ATPase subunit D, translating to MSGGGKDRIAIFPSRMAQTLMKTRLKGAQKGHSLLKKKADALNLRFRDILKKIVRNKVLMGEVMKEAAFSLAEAKFTAGDFSHTVTQNVKTPQYRVRTKKDNVVGVILPVFECYNDGPDNYDLTGLGKGGANITKLKKNYQKAVELLVELATLQTCFITLDEAIKVTNRRVNAIEHVIIPRYENTLSYIVTELDEMEREEFFRMKKIQAKKKRDRAEAEADENAAKIASAAKSIEERNILQSNDEQLLF from the exons atgtctGGTGGAGGTAAAGATAGAATTGCTATTTTTCCATCCCGTAT GGCCCAGACTCTTATGAAAACCCGTCTTAAGGGTGCTCAAAAAGGTCATTCacttttgaaaaagaaaGCCGATGCACTTAATCTTCGTTTCCGtgatattcttaaaaaaattgttcgTAATAAAGTTCTTATGGGAGAAGTTATGAAGGAGGCTGCTTTCTCACTGGCTGAGGCTAAATTTACGGCTGGTGATTTTTCACATACTGTCACACAAAATGTAAAAACACCACAATATCGTGTACGtacaaaaaaagataatgttGTTGGTGTTATTTTACCTGTATTTGAATGTTATAATGATGGACCTGATAATTATGATTTAACTGGTTTGGGAAAAGGTGGTGCAAACATCAccaaattaaagaaaaattatcaaaaagcTGTTGAATTGTTAGTTGAATTGGCTACTCTTCAGACATGCTTCATCACTCTTGACGAAGCTATAAAAGTTACAAATAGACGTGTTAATGCTATTGAGCATGTTATAATTCCAAGATATGAAAATACTTTGTCATACATCGTAACTGAACTTGATGAAATGGAAAGAGAAGAATTCTTtagaatgaaaaaaattcaagCTAAAAAGAAGAGAGATCGTGCTGAGGCAGAAGCTGATGAAAATGCTGCTAAAATTGCAAGTGCAGCGAAATCTATTGAAGAAAGAAATATACTTCAAAGTAACGACGaacaattattattctaa